The Streptomyces spororaveus genome includes a region encoding these proteins:
- a CDS encoding carbohydrate-binding module family 20 domain-containing protein, translating into MPARAVRAAIFFAATALASAGLTAVGPQAAAAPPGEKDVTAVLFEWRFDSVAKACTDSLGPAGYGYVQVSPPQEHVQGAQWWTSYQPVSYKIAGRLGDRAGFKAMVDTCHAAGVKVVVDSVINHMAGPADAGATFTGTGGSSYTKYSYPGLYSGADMDDCRASISNYQDRGNVQNCELVQLADLDTGEDYVRGRIAGYLNDLLSLGVDGLRIDAAKHMPAADLANIKSRLTNPGVYWKQEAIYGAGEAVSPGEYLGNGDVQEFRYARDLKRVFQSENLAYLKNFGEAWGYMPGGQAGVFVDNHDTERGGDTLTYKDGSAYTLASVFALAWPYGSPDVHSGYEWSDKDAGPPNGGTVNACYSDGWKCQHAWREISSMVGFRNAARGQSVGNWWDNGGDQIAFGRGTKAYVVINHEGSALTRTFQTSLPGGDYCDVQSGRTVTVGSGGQFTATVAAGTALALHTGARTCSGTPAGSAGASFGVNATTVPGQNVYVTGDRAELGGWNTGSALKLDPAAYPVWKLDVTLPAGTAFSYKYVRKDAAGNVTWESGANRSATVPASGKVTLSDTWRS; encoded by the coding sequence ATGCCTGCCAGAGCCGTCAGAGCTGCAATATTTTTCGCCGCCACCGCACTCGCTTCCGCCGGCCTCACCGCCGTCGGGCCGCAGGCCGCTGCCGCGCCCCCCGGCGAGAAGGACGTCACCGCCGTCCTGTTCGAGTGGCGCTTCGACTCCGTCGCCAAGGCCTGCACCGATTCCCTCGGGCCCGCCGGGTACGGGTACGTGCAGGTGTCGCCGCCGCAGGAACACGTGCAGGGCGCGCAGTGGTGGACCTCGTACCAGCCCGTCAGCTACAAGATCGCCGGGCGGCTCGGGGACCGGGCCGGCTTCAAGGCCATGGTCGACACCTGTCATGCCGCCGGGGTGAAGGTCGTCGTCGACTCCGTCATCAACCACATGGCCGGACCGGCGGACGCGGGCGCCACCTTCACCGGCACCGGCGGGTCTTCGTACACGAAGTACAGCTATCCGGGGCTCTACTCGGGTGCCGACATGGACGACTGCCGGGCCTCGATCTCGAACTACCAGGACCGGGGCAACGTCCAGAACTGTGAGCTCGTGCAGCTCGCCGACCTGGACACCGGTGAGGACTACGTGCGCGGGCGCATCGCCGGGTACCTCAACGACCTGCTGTCGCTGGGCGTGGACGGCCTGCGGATCGACGCCGCCAAGCACATGCCCGCCGCCGACCTCGCCAACATCAAGTCCCGTCTCACGAATCCCGGCGTCTACTGGAAGCAGGAGGCGATCTACGGGGCCGGGGAGGCCGTCTCGCCCGGCGAGTACCTGGGCAACGGGGACGTGCAGGAGTTCCGGTACGCCCGGGACCTCAAGCGGGTCTTCCAGAGCGAGAACCTCGCGTACCTGAAGAACTTCGGCGAGGCCTGGGGGTACATGCCCGGCGGGCAGGCCGGGGTCTTCGTCGACAACCACGACACCGAGCGGGGCGGCGACACCCTCACCTACAAGGACGGTTCGGCCTACACGCTCGCGAGCGTCTTCGCGCTGGCCTGGCCGTACGGGTCGCCCGACGTGCACTCCGGCTACGAGTGGAGCGACAAGGACGCCGGCCCGCCCAACGGGGGCACCGTGAACGCCTGCTACTCCGACGGCTGGAAGTGCCAGCACGCCTGGCGGGAGATCTCCTCCATGGTCGGCTTCCGCAACGCCGCCCGCGGTCAGTCCGTCGGCAACTGGTGGGACAACGGCGGTGACCAGATCGCCTTCGGACGCGGCACCAAGGCGTACGTGGTGATCAACCACGAGGGTTCCGCCCTGACCCGCACCTTCCAGACCTCCCTCCCCGGCGGCGACTACTGCGACGTGCAGAGCGGGCGGACCGTCACGGTCGGCTCCGGCGGGCAGTTCACCGCCACCGTCGCCGCCGGGACGGCCCTCGCCCTGCACACCGGGGCCCGTACCTGCTCCGGTACCCCGGCGGGGTCCGCCGGGGCCTCCTTCGGCGTCAACGCCACCACCGTTCCCGGGCAGAACGTCTACGTCACCGGTGACCGCGCCGAGCTCGGCGGCTGGAACACCGGCAGCGCCCTGAAGCTCGACCCGGCGGCCTACCCGGTCTGGAAGCTCGACGTCACGCTCCCGGCCGGGACCGCGTTCTCGTACAAGTACGTCCGCAAGGACGCCGCCGGGAACGTCACCTGGGAGAGCGGCGCCAACCGCTCCGCCACCGTCCCCGCGAGCGGCAAGGTCACGCTGTCCGACACCTGGCGCAGCTGA
- the pulA gene encoding pullulanase-type alpha-1,6-glucosidase, with product MIRPAAGVLAAALAVTFLPALPAAAAPGGPPPAPPSDAKLAAEPARHDLTREQFYFVLPDRFANGDPGNDRGGLTGSRLETGLDPTDKGFYQGGDLKGLTDRLDYVKGLGTTAIWLAPIFKNQPVQGQGADASAGYHGYWITDFTQVDPHFGTNADLERLIDKAHGKGMKVFFDVITNHTADVVDYREASHSYLSKGAFPYLTKDGVPFEDSDYADGKKKFPKVDGESFPRTPFVPDAKKNLKVPAWLNDPTMYHDRGDSTFAGESSEQGDFVGLDDLWTERPEVVDGMEKIYEKWVRDFDIDGFRIDTVKHVNTEFWTQWATALDTYAAKRGRDDFFMFGEVYSADTAVTSPYVTRGKLDATLDFPLQDAIRAYASQGAEAGRLASVLGDDYRYTSGKANAYEQVTFLGNHDMGRFASFLKQDRPGAAEQELLERYRLANELMFFARGNPVIYSGDEQGFTGAGGDKDARQPLFATQVADYLDDDQLGTVRTHASDAYDPGHPLYRQISALSKLTKAHPALRDGVQSERLSDGSVYAFARTDTRTRTEYLVAANNGTASRTVEIDAPVGAQYRTLYGGTALIRASAAGKLTLPVPALGSVVLQAVTPAAKPAVKPALTLKAPAPGATGTVELSADVTGGGLNRVVFAAQTGTDKWQVLGTADHAPYKVTQHITAPAGTALRYKAVAVDSAGRTASALATSAAGQAPPTEIPTATQRDYAVVHYNRPDGDYTNWRLYAWGDLADGEATPWPAGHDFTGRDAYGAFAYVRLKPGASSVGYLVIDKDGNKDVAADRTIDVTKTGEIWLEQGKEPARTDRPAYPPQDQAKAVLHHQRPDGAYDGWGLHVWTGAANPTDWSKPLLPTRIDSYGAVYEVPLAPGATSLSYILHKGDEKDLPTDQSLDLKANGHEVWMLGGRQQYLLPQPAGSAAALDLTKSEAVWIDRDTLAWNAPATAASVQLLASREGAVKAENGTLTGSARWLRLNRTELTAAQKQKFPHLAAYGAYTVDPRDRDRVREALRGQLVASARAANGAVLAATGVQLAGVLDDLYATTASLGPVFKDGRPTLSVWAPTAQQVSLELDGRTVAMRRDDATGVWSVRGERSWTGKRYRYDVTVWAPSTRQVVRNLVTDPYSTALTADSVHSLVVDLADPKLAPPGWKTLRKPAPVPFTSAQIQELHIRDFSVADRTTTHPGQYLAFTDTASAGMRHLRDLAAAGTSYVHLLPAFDIGTIPEKAADRTEPACDLKVYAPDSQEQQACVAAAAAKDAYNWGYDPLHYTVPEGSYASDPNGTARTVEFRRMVQSLNGSGLRTVMDVVYNHTVAAGQSDKSVLDRIVPGYYQRLLADGSVATSTCCANTAPENAMMGRLVVDSIVTWAKEYKVDGFRFDLMGHHPKANILAVRAALDGLTPAKDGVDGKKIVLYGEGWNFGEIADDARFVQATQKNMAGTGIATFSDRARDAVRGGGPFDEDPRVQGFASGLFTAPNASPANGTPEQQKARLLHAQDLIKVGLSGNLASYAFTDTTGRRIKGSELDYNGAPAGYAAAPGDALAYADAHDNESLADALTYKLAPGTSPGDQARMQVLAMATATLSQGPALSQAGTDLLRSKSLDRNSFDSGDWFNAIHWDCRDGNGLGRGLPPAADNASKWLYAKPLLTGPAPTCTDIGATSAAYRDLLKIRTTEPDFALATAEAVQSRLAFPLSGKDETPGVITMTLGDLVVVLNAAPTGQAQRVTALAGTGYRLHPVQAAGSDATVKQSAYDAKTGEFTVPARTVAVFTRR from the coding sequence TTGATACGCCCTGCCGCAGGAGTGCTCGCCGCCGCCCTGGCCGTGACGTTCCTGCCCGCCCTCCCCGCCGCGGCCGCACCGGGCGGGCCGCCGCCCGCCCCGCCCTCGGACGCGAAACTGGCCGCCGAACCGGCCCGGCACGACCTGACCCGGGAGCAGTTCTACTTCGTGCTCCCGGACCGGTTCGCGAACGGCGACCCGGGCAACGACCGGGGCGGCCTGACCGGCTCGCGCCTGGAGACCGGCCTGGACCCCACGGACAAGGGCTTCTACCAGGGCGGTGACCTCAAGGGGCTCACCGACCGGCTCGACTACGTCAAGGGGCTCGGCACCACGGCCATCTGGCTGGCGCCGATCTTCAAGAACCAGCCGGTGCAGGGCCAGGGGGCCGATGCCTCCGCCGGCTACCACGGCTACTGGATCACCGACTTCACGCAGGTCGACCCGCACTTCGGGACGAACGCCGATCTGGAGCGGCTGATCGACAAGGCGCACGGCAAGGGGATGAAGGTCTTCTTCGACGTCATCACCAACCACACCGCCGATGTCGTGGACTACCGGGAGGCCTCCCACTCGTACCTGTCGAAGGGGGCGTTCCCCTATCTGACCAAGGACGGGGTGCCCTTCGAGGACAGCGACTACGCCGACGGGAAGAAGAAGTTCCCGAAGGTGGACGGCGAGTCCTTCCCGAGGACCCCCTTCGTGCCCGACGCGAAGAAGAACCTGAAGGTCCCGGCCTGGCTGAACGACCCGACGATGTACCACGACCGCGGGGACTCCACCTTCGCGGGCGAGTCCTCCGAGCAGGGCGACTTCGTCGGTCTCGACGACCTGTGGACCGAGCGTCCCGAGGTCGTCGACGGGATGGAGAAGATCTACGAGAAGTGGGTGCGGGACTTCGACATCGACGGCTTCCGGATCGATACGGTCAAGCACGTCAACACCGAGTTCTGGACGCAGTGGGCGACCGCCCTCGACACCTACGCCGCGAAGCGCGGCCGTGACGACTTCTTCATGTTCGGCGAGGTCTACTCCGCCGACACCGCCGTCACCTCCCCGTACGTGACCCGCGGGAAGCTCGACGCCACCCTCGACTTCCCGCTCCAGGACGCGATCCGCGCGTACGCCTCCCAGGGGGCGGAAGCGGGCCGGCTGGCCTCCGTACTGGGCGACGACTACCGGTACACCTCCGGCAAGGCCAACGCCTACGAGCAGGTGACCTTCCTCGGCAACCACGACATGGGCCGCTTCGCATCCTTCCTGAAGCAGGACCGGCCGGGGGCCGCGGAGCAGGAGCTGCTGGAGCGCTACCGGCTGGCCAACGAGCTGATGTTCTTCGCCCGCGGCAATCCGGTGATCTACTCCGGTGACGAGCAGGGCTTCACGGGCGCGGGCGGCGACAAGGACGCCCGGCAGCCGCTGTTCGCGACCCAGGTCGCCGACTACCTGGACGACGACCAGCTCGGAACAGTGCGCACGCACGCGAGCGATGCCTACGATCCGGGACACCCGCTCTACCGGCAGATCAGTGCTCTCTCGAAGCTGACGAAGGCCCACCCGGCCCTGCGCGACGGCGTCCAGAGCGAACGTCTCTCCGACGGCTCCGTCTACGCCTTCGCCCGCACCGACACCAGGACCCGCACCGAGTACCTGGTCGCCGCCAACAACGGCACCGCATCCCGCACCGTCGAGATCGACGCCCCGGTCGGCGCCCAGTACCGCACCCTGTACGGCGGCACCGCGCTGATCCGCGCCTCGGCGGCCGGCAAGCTCACCCTCCCCGTCCCGGCCCTCGGCTCCGTCGTCCTCCAGGCCGTGACCCCCGCCGCCAAGCCGGCCGTCAAGCCCGCCCTGACCCTGAAGGCCCCGGCCCCCGGCGCCACCGGCACCGTCGAGCTCTCCGCCGACGTCACCGGCGGCGGCCTCAACCGCGTGGTCTTCGCCGCCCAGACCGGCACCGACAAGTGGCAGGTCCTCGGCACCGCCGACCACGCCCCCTACAAGGTCACCCAGCACATCACCGCCCCGGCCGGCACCGCCCTGCGCTACAAGGCCGTCGCCGTCGACTCCGCCGGCCGCACCGCGAGCGCCCTCGCCACCTCCGCCGCAGGCCAGGCCCCGCCCACCGAGATCCCCACCGCCACCCAGCGGGACTACGCGGTCGTCCACTACAACCGCCCCGACGGCGACTACACGAACTGGCGGCTGTACGCCTGGGGCGACCTCGCCGACGGCGAAGCCACTCCGTGGCCCGCCGGACACGACTTCACCGGCCGCGACGCCTACGGCGCCTTCGCGTACGTCAGGCTCAAGCCCGGCGCCTCCTCCGTCGGCTACCTCGTCATCGACAAGGACGGCAACAAGGACGTCGCCGCCGACCGCACCATCGACGTGACGAAGACCGGCGAGATCTGGCTGGAGCAGGGCAAGGAGCCCGCCCGCACCGACCGCCCCGCCTACCCGCCCCAGGACCAGGCCAAGGCCGTCCTGCACCACCAGCGCCCCGACGGCGCCTACGACGGATGGGGCCTGCACGTCTGGACCGGAGCCGCGAACCCCACGGACTGGTCCAAGCCGCTCCTGCCCACCCGCATCGACTCCTACGGCGCGGTCTACGAGGTCCCGCTCGCGCCGGGCGCCACCAGCCTGAGCTACATCCTCCACAAGGGCGACGAGAAGGACCTCCCCACCGACCAGTCCCTGGACCTGAAGGCCAACGGCCACGAAGTGTGGATGCTGGGCGGCCGGCAGCAGTACCTCCTCCCGCAGCCCGCCGGCTCCGCCGCGGCCCTGGACCTCACCAAGTCCGAGGCCGTCTGGATCGACCGCGACACCCTGGCCTGGAACGCCCCCGCCACCGCCGCCTCCGTGCAGCTCCTCGCCTCCCGCGAAGGCGCCGTCAAGGCCGAGAACGGAACCCTGACCGGCTCCGCCCGGTGGCTTCGGCTGAACAGGACGGAGCTCACCGCCGCACAGAAGCAGAAGTTCCCGCACCTGGCCGCCTACGGCGCCTACACCGTCGACCCGCGCGACCGCGACCGCGTACGGGAGGCCCTGCGCGGCCAGCTCGTCGCCAGCGCCCGCGCCGCGAACGGCGCCGTCCTCGCCGCCACCGGCGTGCAGCTCGCCGGCGTCCTCGACGACCTGTACGCGACCACCGCCTCCCTCGGCCCCGTCTTCAAGGACGGCCGCCCCACCCTCTCCGTCTGGGCCCCCACCGCCCAGCAGGTCTCCCTCGAACTCGACGGCCGCACGGTCGCCATGCGCCGCGACGACGCCACCGGCGTCTGGTCGGTGCGCGGCGAACGCTCCTGGACCGGGAAGCGCTACCGCTACGACGTGACCGTCTGGGCCCCCAGCACCCGCCAAGTGGTCCGCAACCTCGTCACCGACCCCTACTCCACCGCCCTCACCGCGGATTCCGTCCACAGCCTCGTCGTCGACCTGGCCGACCCGAAGCTGGCCCCGCCCGGCTGGAAGACCCTGCGCAAGCCCGCGCCCGTCCCCTTCACCTCCGCGCAGATCCAGGAGCTGCACATCCGCGACTTCTCCGTCGCGGACCGCACCACCACCCACCCCGGCCAGTACCTGGCCTTCACCGACACCGCCTCGGCGGGCATGCGGCACCTGCGCGACCTGGCCGCCGCCGGAACCTCCTACGTCCACCTCCTCCCGGCCTTCGACATCGGCACCATCCCGGAGAAGGCCGCCGACCGGACCGAGCCCGCCTGCGACCTGAAGGTGTACGCGCCGGACTCGCAGGAACAGCAGGCCTGCGTGGCCGCCGCCGCCGCGAAGGACGCCTACAACTGGGGCTACGACCCGCTGCACTACACCGTCCCCGAGGGCAGCTACGCGAGCGACCCGAACGGCACGGCCCGCACCGTCGAGTTCCGCAGGATGGTCCAGTCCCTCAACGGGTCAGGGCTGCGCACGGTGATGGACGTCGTCTACAACCACACCGTCGCCGCGGGCCAGTCGGACAAGTCCGTCCTGGACCGCATCGTCCCCGGCTACTACCAGCGCCTGCTGGCCGACGGCTCCGTCGCCACCTCCACCTGCTGCGCCAACACCGCCCCCGAGAACGCCATGATGGGGCGCCTGGTCGTCGACTCGATCGTCACCTGGGCGAAGGAGTACAAGGTCGACGGCTTCCGCTTCGACCTGATGGGCCACCACCCGAAGGCCAACATCCTGGCCGTCCGCGCGGCCCTCGACGGCCTCACCCCCGCCAAGGACGGCGTCGACGGCAAGAAGATCGTCCTCTACGGGGAGGGCTGGAACTTCGGCGAGATCGCCGACGACGCCCGCTTCGTCCAGGCCACGCAGAAGAACATGGCCGGCACCGGTATCGCCACCTTCTCCGACCGGGCCCGCGACGCCGTCCGCGGCGGCGGCCCCTTCGACGAGGACCCGCGCGTCCAGGGCTTCGCGTCCGGCCTGTTCACCGCCCCGAACGCCTCGCCCGCGAACGGCACCCCGGAGCAGCAGAAGGCCCGCCTCCTGCACGCCCAGGACCTGATCAAGGTCGGGCTGTCCGGCAACCTCGCCTCGTACGCCTTCACCGACACCACCGGCCGCCGCATCAAGGGCTCCGAGCTCGACTACAACGGCGCCCCGGCCGGCTACGCGGCGGCCCCCGGCGACGCCCTCGCCTACGCCGACGCCCACGACAACGAATCCCTCGCCGATGCCCTGACCTACAAGCTCGCCCCCGGCACCAGCCCCGGCGACCAGGCCCGCATGCAGGTCCTGGCCATGGCGACGGCCACCCTCTCGCAGGGCCCGGCCCTCTCCCAGGCGGGCACCGACCTGCTGCGCTCCAAGTCCCTGGACCGCAACTCCTTCGACAGCGGCGACTGGTTCAACGCCATCCACTGGGACTGCCGGGACGGCAACGGCCTCGGCCGCGGCCTGCCCCCGGCCGCCGACAACGCCTCGAAGTGGCTCTACGCGAAGCCGCTGCTCACGGGACCGGCACCCACCTGCACGGACATCGGCGCCACCTCGGCCGCCTACCGCGACCTGCTGAAGATCCGTACCACCGAGCCGGACTTCGCCCTGGCCACGGCGGAAGCCGTCCAGTCCCGGCTGGCCTTCCCCCTCTCGGGCAAGGACGAGACCCCGGGCGTCATCACGATGACCCTGGGCGACCTGGTGGTCGTCCTCAACGCGGCGCCCACCGGCCAGGCCCAGCGCGTCACCGCCCTCGCCGGCACCGGCTACCGGCTGCACCCGGTCCAGGCCGCGGGCTCCGACGCCACCGTCAAGCAGTCCGCGTACGACGCGAAGACAGGAGAGTTCACCGTCCCCGCCCGCACCGTCGCCGTCTTCACACGCCGGTGA
- a CDS encoding GNAT family N-acetyltransferase, translating to MIIDDEIRFRPAVEKDAGTLVQLYDQAARWMRKHGIDQWKPGDKDAAHFRSKMRDGEVWLAGDADGRVCGAYELWWSDEEAWGVQPPVAGYVHRLMVAREVAPAGAGRRLLEHAERRIARTGRERARLDCVSTNPRLLAYYRGAGYRVVGELPDKQGKDGRTYGVILLERRLDRLTGV from the coding sequence GTGATCATTGACGACGAGATCCGGTTCCGGCCGGCCGTGGAGAAGGACGCCGGCACGCTGGTGCAGCTGTACGACCAGGCCGCCCGGTGGATGCGCAAGCACGGGATCGATCAGTGGAAGCCCGGGGACAAGGACGCCGCGCACTTCCGGTCGAAGATGCGCGACGGCGAGGTGTGGCTCGCCGGCGATGCCGACGGCCGGGTGTGCGGGGCCTACGAGTTGTGGTGGTCCGACGAGGAGGCCTGGGGGGTCCAGCCGCCCGTGGCGGGCTACGTGCACCGGCTGATGGTGGCGCGCGAGGTGGCCCCCGCCGGGGCCGGGCGGCGCCTGCTCGAACACGCCGAGCGGCGGATCGCCCGGACCGGCCGGGAACGGGCACGGCTGGACTGCGTCTCCACCAACCCCCGGCTGCTCGCGTACTACCGGGGTGCGGGCTACCGGGTGGTCGGGGAGCTCCCTGACAAGCAGGGCAAGGACGGCAGGACCTACGGGGTGATCCTGCTGGAGCGGCGCCTGGACCGGCTCACCGGCGTGTGA
- a CDS encoding TetR/AcrR family transcriptional regulator, which produces MTTGVRRRMGVEERRQQLIGVALELFSNRSPDDVSIDEIAAAAGISRPLVYHYFPGKLSLYEAALRRAADELALRFVEPREGALGARLLRVMGRFFDFVDDHGPGFSALMRGGPAVGSSQTNAMIDEVRQAAYEQILTHLGIGLERPPARLELVVRSWVSLAESTALIWLDGRRIPRGELELQLVHDFAALAAVSAAYDVEMAGILVRILADEPSDGPFGELVGRLAALVPAEVPDPR; this is translated from the coding sequence ATGACAACCGGGGTGCGACGCAGGATGGGTGTCGAGGAGCGGCGGCAGCAGCTGATCGGGGTTGCCCTGGAGCTGTTCAGCAACCGCTCGCCCGACGATGTGTCGATAGACGAGATCGCGGCGGCCGCGGGGATATCCCGGCCGCTGGTCTACCACTACTTTCCGGGCAAGCTGAGCCTGTACGAGGCTGCGCTGCGGCGGGCCGCCGACGAGCTGGCGCTGCGGTTCGTGGAGCCCCGGGAGGGGGCGCTCGGGGCCCGCCTGCTGCGGGTGATGGGCCGGTTCTTCGATTTCGTCGACGACCACGGGCCGGGTTTCTCGGCGCTGATGCGCGGTGGTCCGGCCGTCGGCAGCAGCCAGACGAACGCGATGATCGACGAGGTGCGTCAGGCCGCCTACGAGCAGATCCTCACGCACCTGGGCATCGGGCTGGAGCGGCCGCCCGCGCGCCTGGAGCTCGTGGTGCGGTCCTGGGTGTCGCTCGCCGAGTCCACCGCGCTGATCTGGCTGGACGGCCGCCGGATCCCGCGGGGCGAACTGGAACTGCAGCTGGTGCACGACTTCGCCGCGCTGGCCGCGGTGAGCGCCGCGTACGACGTGGAGATGGCAGGGATCCTCGTACGGATCCTGGCCGACGAGCCCTCCGACGGGCCCTTCGGCGAGCTGGTCGGGCGGCTCGCCGCCCTGGTGCCGGCCGAGGTGCCGGATCCGCGGTGA
- a CDS encoding PDR/VanB family oxidoreductase: protein MRRALAVTAVAGAVWATRRALNRRIGDSPLWPLPALETPVSGRSPRRALRALIVSRTEPAQGVLRLTLESPELPAWTPGAHVDVTLPSGLVRQYSLCGDPADGGRYTIAIRLVEDGRGGSREAHAQLAEGAELELRPPRNRFELVPAASYVFVAGGIGITPILPMLRAATAAGADWTLLYGGRTRASMPFLDELAPYGERVSVVAADETGLPDLARVAAAGPGTLIYCCGPEPLMRAVTAAAADPAAVRLERFAPADGPGPGRAFTVELRRSGRVVEVAADESTLAAVRRELPDTPYSCEQGFCGTCQHRVLAGAVDHRDDLLTDQERAESMLLCVSRAKGDRLALDL from the coding sequence ATGAGGCGCGCCCTCGCGGTCACGGCCGTCGCGGGCGCGGTCTGGGCGACCAGGCGCGCCCTGAACCGCCGCATCGGCGACTCCCCGCTCTGGCCGCTGCCCGCCCTTGAGACACCGGTCTCGGGCCGTTCCCCGCGCCGCGCGCTGCGCGCGCTGATCGTCTCCCGTACGGAGCCCGCGCAGGGCGTGCTGCGGCTGACCCTGGAGTCGCCGGAGCTCCCGGCGTGGACCCCGGGCGCGCACGTGGACGTCACCCTGCCCTCGGGCCTGGTGCGTCAGTACTCCCTGTGCGGCGACCCGGCGGACGGCGGCCGGTACACGATCGCGATCCGGCTGGTCGAGGACGGCCGGGGCGGCTCCCGCGAGGCGCACGCGCAGCTGGCCGAGGGCGCCGAGCTGGAGCTGCGGCCGCCGCGCAACCGCTTCGAGCTGGTCCCGGCGGCCTCGTACGTCTTCGTCGCGGGCGGCATCGGCATCACCCCGATCCTGCCGATGCTGCGGGCCGCGACGGCGGCCGGCGCCGACTGGACCCTCCTCTACGGGGGCCGCACGCGCGCCTCGATGCCCTTCCTGGACGAACTCGCGCCCTACGGCGAGCGGGTGTCGGTCGTCGCCGCGGACGAGACGGGCCTGCCCGACCTGGCCCGCGTCGCCGCGGCCGGGCCGGGCACGCTGATCTACTGCTGCGGCCCGGAACCGCTGATGCGTGCGGTCACGGCGGCGGCCGCGGATCCGGCGGCCGTGCGCCTGGAGCGGTTCGCCCCCGCGGACGGGCCCGGTCCGGGGCGGGCCTTCACGGTCGAACTGCGCCGCTCGGGGCGGGTCGTCGAGGTGGCGGCGGACGAGAGCACGCTGGCCGCGGTGCGCCGGGAGCTGCCGGACACCCCGTACTCCTGCGAGCAGGGTTTCTGCGGGACCTGCCAACACCGAGTCCTGGCGGGTGCGGTGGACCACCGCGACGATCTCCTCACGGACCAGGAGCGCGCGGAGTCGATGCTGCTGTGCGTGTCCCGCGCGAAGGGGGACCGACTGGCCCTGGACCTCTGA
- a CDS encoding metal-dependent hydrolase produces the protein MSNTPLAPAPVASEHVDLRPRNVSFGWEDTPLHWLPGDPFAGHMINVLHLLLPAGERWFVHVYKQVLPLIEDERLREDVVGFIGQEAMHATAHDDVLPHLKRLGLDPTPYTAQVDWLFEKLLGDRTLPPGRARHWWLMERVAMIAAIEHYTAFLGDWVLNADALDRRGADPTMLDLLRWHGAEEVEHRSVAFDLFMHVDGGYRRRARTWATAFSALVFLWQRGVRFFMENDPHLVDGKASFGKFFLAGQQGVLPSTGAMLKSVPKYLSRTYHPSQEGSTAQAVAYLATSPGANGGVRA, from the coding sequence ATGTCTAATACGCCGCTCGCGCCCGCCCCCGTGGCGTCGGAACACGTGGACCTGAGGCCCCGGAACGTGTCCTTCGGCTGGGAGGACACCCCGCTCCACTGGCTGCCCGGCGACCCCTTCGCCGGACACATGATCAATGTGCTGCACCTGCTGCTCCCCGCGGGAGAGCGCTGGTTCGTACACGTCTACAAGCAGGTGCTCCCCCTCATCGAGGACGAGCGGCTGCGGGAGGACGTCGTCGGCTTCATCGGCCAGGAGGCCATGCACGCCACCGCGCACGACGACGTGCTCCCCCACCTGAAGCGGCTGGGTCTGGACCCGACCCCCTACACCGCCCAGGTGGACTGGCTGTTCGAGAAGCTCCTCGGCGACCGGACGCTGCCGCCGGGCCGGGCCCGCCACTGGTGGCTGATGGAACGGGTCGCGATGATCGCGGCGATCGAGCACTACACGGCGTTCCTCGGCGACTGGGTACTGAACGCCGACGCGCTGGACCGGCGGGGCGCCGACCCCACCATGCTGGACCTGCTGCGCTGGCACGGGGCGGAGGAGGTCGAACACCGCTCGGTGGCCTTCGACCTCTTCATGCACGTGGACGGCGGCTACCGGCGCCGCGCACGGACCTGGGCGACCGCCTTCTCGGCCCTGGTGTTCCTGTGGCAGCGCGGAGTGCGCTTCTTCATGGAGAACGACCCGCACCTGGTGGACGGCAAGGCCTCCTTCGGGAAGTTCTTCCTCGCCGGACAGCAGGGTGTGCTCCCGTCGACGGGAGCGATGCTGAAGTCCGTCCCGAAGTACCTCTCCCGCACCTACCACCCCTCGCAGGAGGGATCGACGGCCCAGGCGGTGGCCTACCTCGCCACGTCCCCGGGCGCCAACGGCGGGGTGCGGGCATGA